The proteins below come from a single Miscanthus floridulus cultivar M001 chromosome 1, ASM1932011v1, whole genome shotgun sequence genomic window:
- the LOC136449424 gene encoding zinc finger protein VAR3, chloroplastic-like, with the protein MHRRLALATAAAAPALRRFSHHSAPPRPDLRLAFLRSEVDDLELSPSHKPSPRPPHREQCQVLEELRSGLALAGNAPAAVDIAHPWPEWVALMEHLLRRGHVDPSTFAAASLSSKDANAVRTACLQFGRQRPELIRHISRWDIQVAMRCGCPSIDRKVVNSGKRLRAYVGLDEGEVCSQCNLRGSCDRAYVKARKEEVGRTVDVMRILLTYGLDVITGNVENRACLNKNVRESIKILLNEVVEVDSRGPGSSTVKAAQRKGQSAVPMKQGDWNCPKCDFLNFAKNIKCLRCDGEFQERYRLLHEDQEHLPLKKGDWICKRCNFLNFSKNTRCLQCHEKPTNRLLNPGEWECVSCNYVNFKRNGFCLKCGWKRPKSLNNQDSIESRHDLEHSKKPSISFVQDGVQLKRWPSPQKNASPSDEDSDFWSADDEGGDSRDNDALLQQKDYRFLESFPIVGGRTANSQDRLAREKWKDEMSRRNKGLQTTESRESNRPSSPGRLPRSMELVESDDDIASWFSGGNNNRNLDKA; encoded by the exons ATGCACCGCCGCCTTGCCCTTGCCACCGCGGCCGCAGCGCCCGCGCTCCGGCGGTTCTCGCACCACAGCGCGCCTCCCCGGCCTGACCTAAGGCTAGCCTTCCTCCGCTCCGAGGTCGACGATCTCGAGCTCTCCCCCTCTCATAAACCATCGCCACGGCCTCCCCATAGAGAGCAATGCCAGGTTTTAGAAGAGCTAAGAAGCGGCCTTGCTCTTGCTGGAAACGCTCCGGCAGCTGTGGATATAGCGCACCCGTGGCCGGAGTGGGTTGCTCTGATGGAGCACCTCCTCCGTCGGGGCCACGTTGACCCCTCCACCTTCGCCGCCGCCTCGCTGTCTTCTAAGGACGCCAACGCTGTCCGCACCGCCTGCCTCCAATTCGGGCGCCAGCGGCCGGAGCTCATCAG GCATATATCAAGGTGGGATATTCAGGTTGCCATGCGATGTGGTTGTCCCAGCATTGACAGGAAGGTTGTAAACTCTGGGAAACGACTGCGGGCCTATGTAGGACTTGATGAAGGAGAG GTTTGCAGCCAATGCAATTTAAGAGGAAGCTGTGATAGGGCATATGTAAAGGCTCGGAAAGAGGAAGTTGGAAGAACTGTGGATGTTATGCGCATCCTTTTGACTTATGGTCTTGATGTTATTACCGGCAATGTAGAGAATAGAGCATGCCTGAACAAAAATGTCAGGGAATCAATAAAAATCCTACTAAATGAGGTTGTCGAGGTTGATTCTAGGGGACCTGGTTCCAGCACTGTGAAAGCTGCACAACGCAAAGGTCAATCTGCTGTACCCATGAAGCAGGGTGATTGGAATTGTCCCAA ATGTGACTTTCTGAATTTTGCAAAGAATATCAAATGTTTGCGCTGTGATGGAGAATTCCAAGAGAGGTATCGGTTGCTGCATGAAGACCAAGAGCATCTACCTCTCAAAAAGGGTGACTGGATATGCAAAAG GTGCAACTTTTTGAATTTTTCTAAGAACACAAGATGCTTGCAATGCCATGAGAAACCAACAAACCGTTTACTCAACCCAGGAGAATGGGAATGTGTGTC GTGTAACTATGTGAACTTCAAGAGGAATGGATTCTGCTTGAAATGTGGTTGGAAAAGACCAAAGTCTCTAAACAATCAAGATAGTATTGAATCACGTCATGATTTAGAGCATAGTAAGAAACCTAGTATTTCATTTGTTCAAGATGGCGTCCAGCTGAAGAGGTGGCCAAGTCCGCAAAAGAATGCTTCACCATCTGACGAAGATTCAGATTTCTGGAGCGCAGACGATGAAGGAGGTGATAGCAGGGATAATGATGCACTCCTGCAACAGAAGGACTACAGATTCCTTGAGAGTTTTCCCATTGTTGGGGGCAGGACTGCTAATTCCCAAGATCGTCTTGCAAGGGAGAAGTGGAAGGACGAAATGTCCAGGAGAAATAAAGGCCTTCAAACTACGGAATCACGAGAAAGCAATCGGCCTTCTAGCCCCGGCCGTCTTCCAAGAAGCATGGAGCTGGTTGAGTCTGATGATGATATCGCTTCTTGGTTTTCGGGTGGGAATAATAATAGGAACTTGGACAAGGCATAA
- the LOC136449509 gene encoding uncharacterized protein → MGKLGAKSDYESLRNARISENMARMEMLGLLRCAGELSDIASASSHRAAGSATPRRTPRPRVTSMTPLRRSGRLLAATRRCSARLNGQGTGSLSKLTAAGSEEEDDTWEDDKEGKWATTVAKERVQALQERRCDSRGRGGVYDPVLGICCHFCRQKKLCGEEDCKRCGEGDLKQPCLGKTECSSCHSSNGILCRACLKIRYGEEMEEVKKNKNWLCPHCVEEKGIKKFWICNSSFCLKKRKIPPTGIAIYNAREHGYDSVAHLLMDRLKRQAF, encoded by the exons ATGGGGAAGCTCGGAGCCAAGTCCGACTACGAGAGTCTCCGCAACGCCCGCATCTCCGAGAACATG GCCAGGATGGAGATGCTCGGCCTTCTCCGCTGCGCGGGAGAGCTCAGCGACATCGCCTCCGCCTCCAGCCACCGCGCGGCCGGGAGCGCGACGCCTCGGAGGACCCCCAGGCCACGGGTGACGAGCATGACCCCGCTCCGCCGCTCCGGCCGCCTCCTCGCCGCGACGCGCCGCTGTTCCGCCCGGCTGAATGGGCAGGGCACAG GATCTCTTAGTAAATTGACGGCGGCGGGatcggaggaggaggatgatacATGGGAAGATGATAAGGAGGGGAAGTGGGCGACGACGGTGGCCAAGGAGAGAGTACAGGCGCTGCAGGAGAGGCGGTGCGACAGCAGGGGGAGGGGCGGCGTGTACGACCCTGTTCTTGGGATCTGCTGCCATTTCTGCAG GCAGAAGAAATTGTGCGGTGAGGAGGACTGCAAGCGCTGCGGGGAAGGAGACCTGAAGCAACCATGTTTAG GAAAGACAGAGTGCTCATCTTGCCATTCTTCTAATGGGATACTCTGCCGTGCTTGCCTGAAAATTAGGTACGGCGAAG AGATGGaagaggtgaagaagaacaagaacTGGCTGTGCCCTCACTGCGTTGAGGAGAAGGGTATCAAGAAATTCTGGATATGCAACAG CTCCTTCTgcttgaagaagaggaagatacCACCGACTGGGATTGCCATATATAATG CAAGGGAGCACGGATACGATTCAGTTGCGCACCTTCTCATGGACAGGCTGAAGCGACAAGCTTTCTGA